A window of Auraticoccus monumenti contains these coding sequences:
- a CDS encoding LuxR C-terminal-related transcriptional regulator translates to MNAERIVPELRTALARGDHPAVADVVERHWLYVLRTDPPLLGQAIALLPPELTRPPHHLIREILHPRTLPEAADGSDPVVHALASLPSDDPELEVASGLALLQTLRRQGRFQQAHALAIRLVGSASQLPATEANSHVSSLFLAAGDLSLLRADFAEAERWFEAAYRRPSPFPNHAADAAGRMALACALRGETARTEGWLQRAQTADAAAEPWPLRAAERLPQHCARAMLALDRLDWATYHRADDLIETERIDQDEIWTYVLHHRSLAAAVRGNQRAVLEEVVDYRNRNPQYWDEPTLGTLLVDTIETALLLTVGRRQAALQRLDATHPSRMHPASRAHLLLAGGRVEEAAALSDPERWPPGTTRRQQVLMLVAHAGAQYRMGRRGAAVAAMRQALNLTGNRREAWLYNFSTMDRAALADLVPDVTDLEHVLEALEELAPVPLQAAVSLTPRETLVLQHLARGLSVQQISELLFVSASTVKNQRKSLYRKLGASSRATAVHAATQMGLLRRSRGSRRGSGAEAG, encoded by the coding sequence ATGAACGCCGAACGGATCGTTCCCGAGCTGCGCACCGCGCTCGCCCGCGGCGACCATCCCGCGGTCGCCGACGTGGTCGAGCGGCACTGGCTGTACGTGCTGCGCACCGATCCCCCGCTGCTGGGCCAGGCCATCGCCCTGCTGCCACCCGAGCTCACCCGTCCTCCGCACCACCTGATCCGCGAGATCCTGCACCCCCGGACGCTGCCGGAGGCCGCCGACGGGTCCGACCCGGTGGTGCACGCCCTGGCCTCGCTCCCGTCGGACGACCCCGAGCTGGAGGTGGCCTCAGGACTCGCCCTGCTGCAGACCCTCCGCCGCCAGGGGCGCTTCCAGCAGGCGCACGCCCTCGCGATCCGCCTGGTGGGGTCGGCCAGCCAGCTGCCGGCGACGGAGGCCAACAGCCACGTCTCCTCCCTCTTCCTGGCCGCCGGCGACCTGTCGCTGCTGCGTGCTGACTTCGCCGAGGCGGAGCGCTGGTTCGAGGCCGCCTACCGGCGACCCTCGCCCTTCCCGAACCACGCCGCCGACGCCGCCGGGCGGATGGCCCTGGCCTGCGCGCTCCGGGGCGAGACCGCCCGTACCGAGGGCTGGCTGCAGCGGGCGCAGACCGCGGACGCGGCGGCGGAGCCGTGGCCCCTGCGCGCGGCGGAGCGCCTGCCCCAGCACTGCGCGCGGGCGATGCTGGCCCTGGACCGGCTGGACTGGGCGACCTACCACCGCGCCGACGACCTCATCGAGACCGAGCGGATCGACCAGGACGAGATCTGGACCTACGTCCTGCACCACCGCAGCCTCGCCGCCGCGGTGCGGGGCAACCAGCGTGCCGTGCTCGAGGAGGTGGTCGACTACCGGAACCGGAACCCGCAGTACTGGGACGAGCCCACCCTGGGCACCCTGCTCGTCGACACCATCGAGACGGCCCTCCTGCTCACCGTCGGTCGGCGTCAGGCGGCCCTGCAGCGGCTGGACGCCACCCATCCGAGCCGCATGCACCCGGCCAGCAGGGCGCACCTGCTGCTGGCGGGCGGTCGCGTCGAGGAGGCGGCGGCCCTGTCGGACCCGGAGCGCTGGCCGCCCGGGACGACGCGGCGCCAGCAGGTGCTGATGCTCGTCGCCCACGCGGGCGCCCAGTACCGGATGGGTCGACGTGGGGCTGCCGTGGCCGCGATGCGGCAGGCCCTGAACCTCACCGGGAACCGCCGGGAGGCGTGGTTGTACAACTTCTCCACGATGGACCGTGCCGCACTGGCCGACCTGGTGCCCGACGTCACCGACCTCGAGCACGTGCTGGAGGCCCTCGAGGAGCTCGCCCCGGTGCCGCTGCAGGCCGCGGTCTCCCTGACCCCGCGCGAGACGCTGGTCCTGCAGCACCTCGCGCGTGGTCTCAGCGTCCAGCAGATCAGCGAGCTGCTGTTCGTCTCGGCCAGCACGGTCAAGAACCAGCGCAAGAGCCTCTACCGCAAGCTCGGGGCCAGCTCACGGGCCACCGCGGTGCACGCCGCGACCCAGATGGGGCTGCTGCGGCGTTCTCGCGGGTCCCGCCGCGGGTCCGGCGCCGAGGCCGGCTGA
- a CDS encoding zf-HC2 domain-containing protein, which produces MTWLEDYADADHADATSPTHADVDPSIDLDVLRRAFNSLPHRWQVVLWHTTVDGDPPSAVAPLLGTSPGAVSALAYRARRGLAQAYLGALVDAGTDDRCRTVRPLLPGLHRADLGESDRTRVERHLLSCDDCSATRPQVAALLSRRVGLVLATALLGSAGALQHSLAGWETAPAVAAAAEPSTASTTSSTGSSTAGTGGGLTAVGTPALVVAAAVAVVTLVVGVGMAATGGGDALRAGDLAPVTAPSTSSSQPPTGSTAPTEDPTVVDRRPEPRPPEDAPPPTVLPSDPTTAPDPRAVSDPEPLLPDPVAAPARSDQDGTDDPDQDGTDDPDEAGTEDPGASSDPGPTPGAPAPAVPPEPLPSVVPAPTGSLPAPRPTPAPVPTAPVPEPEPGTEPLPTPEPTPGLLPAPGPTTNPVLGPRPTPTPVPVPEVTPTPGPPSTPQPAPTAVPGPTTVPEPEPEPVPVPEGTATPHPAPTAAPKLLHHGSRKGGDHTIR; this is translated from the coding sequence GTGACCTGGCTCGAGGACTACGCCGACGCAGACCACGCGGACGCGACCAGCCCAACCCACGCCGACGTGGACCCCTCGATCGACCTCGACGTGCTCCGTCGGGCCTTCAACTCGCTGCCGCACCGCTGGCAGGTGGTGCTGTGGCACACCACCGTCGACGGGGACCCGCCCAGTGCGGTCGCCCCGCTGCTGGGCACCAGCCCCGGTGCTGTCTCCGCACTGGCCTACCGGGCCCGTCGCGGTCTGGCCCAGGCCTACCTGGGGGCCCTGGTGGACGCCGGGACGGACGACCGGTGCCGGACCGTCCGACCGCTGCTGCCCGGGCTGCACCGCGCCGACCTCGGGGAGTCCGACCGCACCCGGGTGGAGCGGCACCTGCTCTCCTGCGACGACTGCTCGGCGACCCGCCCGCAGGTGGCGGCGCTGCTCTCCCGCCGGGTGGGGCTGGTGCTGGCCACGGCGCTGCTCGGTTCGGCCGGTGCGCTCCAGCACAGCCTGGCCGGCTGGGAGACCGCCCCCGCGGTGGCTGCCGCCGCCGAGCCGTCCACAGCCAGCACCACGTCATCCACAGGGTCCTCCACAGCGGGCACGGGCGGCGGGCTGACCGCCGTCGGTACGCCGGCACTGGTGGTGGCGGCCGCGGTGGCCGTGGTCACCCTCGTGGTCGGGGTCGGGATGGCGGCCACCGGCGGCGGGGACGCGCTGCGTGCCGGGGACCTCGCACCCGTCACGGCGCCCTCGACGAGCAGCTCTCAGCCGCCGACCGGGTCCACGGCGCCGACCGAGGACCCGACGGTGGTCGACCGTCGGCCGGAGCCGCGTCCCCCGGAGGACGCGCCGCCTCCGACCGTGCTGCCCTCCGACCCGACGACCGCGCCGGACCCGCGTGCCGTCTCCGACCCGGAGCCTCTCCTGCCGGACCCCGTGGCGGCGCCCGCCCGGTCCGACCAGGACGGCACCGACGACCCGGACCAGGACGGCACCGACGACCCGGACGAAGCCGGCACCGAGGACCCGGGCGCGTCGTCGGATCCGGGTCCGACCCCCGGGGCGCCGGCTCCGGCGGTGCCACCGGAGCCGCTCCCGAGCGTGGTGCCCGCGCCCACGGGGAGCCTGCCCGCTCCCCGGCCGACCCCGGCCCCGGTCCCCACCGCCCCGGTCCCCGAGCCGGAACCCGGCACCGAGCCGCTGCCGACGCCGGAGCCGACCCCCGGGCTGCTCCCCGCTCCCGGGCCGACGACGAACCCGGTGCTGGGCCCCAGGCCGACCCCCACGCCGGTGCCCGTCCCGGAGGTCACGCCCACCCCCGGTCCTCCGTCGACGCCGCAACCGGCACCGACGGCGGTACCCGGCCCCACAACGGTCCCCGAGCCGGAGCCGGAGCCCGTCCCCGTACCCGAGGGCACGGCGACCCCGCACCCCGCACCGACGGCGGCGCCGAAGCTGCTGCACCACGGCTCCCGGAAGGGCGGGGACCACACGATCCGCTGA
- a CDS encoding RNA polymerase sigma factor → MADVVPENSDAGLIEEIRRGQMEAAAELFARHHGSATRFAAGLAGPSDAEDLVSEAFVRTLAQLREGGGPDVASAPTC, encoded by the coding sequence GTGGCTGACGTCGTGCCCGAGAACAGCGACGCCGGGCTGATCGAGGAGATCCGCCGTGGCCAGATGGAGGCTGCCGCCGAGCTCTTCGCCCGCCACCACGGCTCGGCGACGCGCTTCGCCGCCGGGTTGGCCGGGCCGTCCGACGCCGAGGACCTCGTCTCCGAGGCGTTCGTGCGCACCCTGGCCCAGCTGCGCGAGGGCGGGGGGCCCGACGTCGCTTCCGCCCCTACCTGCTGA
- a CDS encoding HTTM domain-containing protein: MSTETPSRSPQPVVPTDAGRPAEPGATVGRRLGRFVGYLVQSLVELVAGLVGRVLSFSERWLVDAKRATYGLAVTRILLGLTAIGLLLANFSTRLYAFGSGSAWNGEAAEPISDFPKIWLFSLFSRIALDDVAFTAAYLVLLVLAVAFTLGWRTRIVLPVFFVAWVSFIEMNDSLGDQGDNMYRMVLLALLFADPAMRWSLDARRRARPVDPGRGWLARKWAGEPLLPSWVTNTSHNLVLVTLTCHVCFVYASGALFKAGGTPWQQGYAIYNPLQTQRFGTWPALSDLVTAWTPAVTAVSWASIILQLCFPLMLLQRFTRVIGLFGILGFHIGIAVLMGLPWFSLAMVAIDSIFIRDVTWRWAAGYVREAWVSAGSGGSSGPSVPEAVSVPPPPEAAAAAASEEGTAPAGGGPSGRSVPVAAPTRV, translated from the coding sequence GTGAGCACCGAGACGCCTTCCCGCAGCCCCCAGCCCGTCGTCCCGACCGACGCCGGGCGCCCTGCGGAGCCCGGGGCCACCGTCGGCCGCCGGCTCGGGCGGTTCGTCGGCTACCTGGTGCAGTCCCTGGTCGAGCTGGTGGCGGGTCTGGTCGGGCGCGTGCTGTCCTTCAGCGAGCGCTGGCTGGTCGACGCCAAGCGCGCCACCTACGGCCTGGCGGTGACGCGGATCCTGCTGGGTCTGACCGCGATCGGGCTGCTGCTGGCCAACTTCAGCACCCGGCTCTACGCCTTCGGCAGCGGGTCGGCCTGGAACGGCGAGGCGGCGGAGCCGATCAGCGACTTCCCGAAGATCTGGCTCTTCAGCCTCTTCTCCCGGATCGCCCTGGACGACGTCGCCTTCACCGCCGCCTACCTGGTGCTGCTGGTGCTGGCCGTCGCCTTCACCCTGGGCTGGCGCACCCGGATCGTGCTCCCGGTCTTCTTCGTGGCCTGGGTCAGCTTCATCGAGATGAACGACTCCCTGGGCGACCAGGGCGACAACATGTACCGGATGGTGCTGCTGGCCCTGCTCTTCGCCGACCCGGCCATGCGCTGGTCGCTGGACGCCCGCCGCCGCGCCCGACCCGTCGACCCGGGTCGAGGCTGGCTGGCGCGGAAGTGGGCCGGTGAGCCGCTGCTGCCGTCCTGGGTGACCAACACCTCGCACAACCTGGTGCTGGTGACGCTGACCTGCCACGTCTGCTTCGTGTACGCCTCGGGCGCCCTGTTCAAGGCCGGCGGCACCCCCTGGCAGCAGGGCTACGCCATCTACAACCCACTGCAGACCCAACGCTTCGGGACCTGGCCCGCACTGAGCGACCTGGTCACCGCCTGGACGCCCGCGGTCACGGCCGTCTCCTGGGCGTCGATCATCCTGCAGCTGTGCTTCCCGCTGATGCTGCTCCAGCGCTTCACCCGGGTGATCGGCCTGTTCGGCATCCTCGGCTTCCACATCGGCATCGCCGTGCTGATGGGGCTGCCGTGGTTCTCCCTGGCGATGGTGGCCATCGACTCCATCTTCATCCGCGACGTCACCTGGCGCTGGGCGGCCGGCTACGTGCGGGAGGCGTGGGTGTCGGCGGGATCGGGTGGGTCCTCGGGCCCCTCGGTGCCGGAGGCGGTGAGCGTGCCCCCTCCACCGGAGGCTGCGGCAGCCGCAGCCAGCGAGGAAGGGACCGCGCCCGCCGGCGGTGGTCCGTCGGGCAGGTCCGTGCCCGTCGCCGCCCCGACACGCGTCTGA
- a CDS encoding DUF5819 family protein: MANSVAPDPVAPVRRRWWVRALVALAAAVTAFHIFSTFLWIAPASGLRQLYPPGVLQQWMIPMFGQSWSVFAPEPINGDYRLQVRATVVDGGAEETTRWVDATAAEISMIQYDLTPPRAGIQSTELASRLKGAWDELTPGQREVVELGFYKGADWEPRLQQAVLAVGNTPEAREYLEVEHITSAYATQVAYAAFGEEVVAVQFVVSRQNVIPFGQRHDAGAQRPPVQPVPTGFRGPVEEPGQDRENFSRVFRDALEESGQ, translated from the coding sequence GTGGCGAACTCCGTGGCCCCCGACCCCGTGGCTCCCGTCCGGCGGCGCTGGTGGGTCAGGGCGCTCGTGGCGCTGGCCGCCGCCGTCACCGCCTTCCACATCTTCTCCACCTTCCTGTGGATCGCGCCGGCCTCGGGGCTTCGCCAGCTGTACCCGCCGGGGGTGCTGCAGCAGTGGATGATCCCGATGTTCGGGCAGAGCTGGAGCGTCTTCGCCCCCGAACCGATCAACGGCGACTACCGCCTGCAGGTGCGGGCCACCGTCGTGGACGGCGGCGCGGAGGAGACCACCCGCTGGGTGGACGCGACGGCCGCGGAGATCTCGATGATCCAGTACGACCTGACCCCGCCCCGGGCCGGCATCCAGTCCACCGAGCTGGCCTCACGCCTCAAGGGCGCCTGGGACGAGCTGACCCCCGGCCAGCGCGAGGTCGTGGAGCTCGGCTTCTACAAGGGCGCGGACTGGGAGCCGCGGCTGCAGCAGGCGGTGCTGGCGGTCGGGAACACCCCGGAGGCCCGCGAGTACCTCGAGGTCGAGCACATCACCAGCGCCTACGCCACCCAGGTCGCCTACGCCGCCTTCGGCGAGGAGGTGGTGGCGGTCCAGTTCGTGGTCAGCCGCCAGAACGTCATCCCCTTCGGTCAGCGCCACGACGCCGGCGCCCAGCGTCCGCCGGTGCAGCCGGTGCCGACCGGGTTCCGCGGGCCGGTCGAGGAACCCGGTCAGGACCGGGAGAACTTCAGCAGGGTCTTCCGTGACGCCCTCGAGGAGTCGGGCCAGTGA
- a CDS encoding choice-of-anchor G family protein encodes MSAALTVWVFAPTTTQAASVDRAEAEGRALTGDAGVVDLNSVVGLEGAYFADPTIPGSGFQPIDASVLTGLAELQAGVSAFGTGGVIQTGALEQYASAETGALPFASSGVLTEDGAIDVDGSDDPTEETSVDLGPLLDDAGLEALLSAATLDLGVVSASATATEDGGYVGDYQISDGTLTLTSPVVEAAGTDLTTAVAGVSETVNGITADGGVVDDVLGPALLELETDLDDLAVVEATLDDRTVTLDVDLEAATAPILDAELGDPASGVTLNLGTGEVTVDLAALVADGTLNDLPVNTEVLDADTIAAVNAEIDQILAGVGDDLVAAVEAALDEAELNIAVTGDIALDVDLGLTSVSVPVALDIAVGGTLADFAGTSGTDPVVTIDLDPTLPDVLPGLDELLAATVAGLLDTVEGLVEAALTGVVTQLGDPILDAISTDPLVTATDEVLGGLGTLLDPLLESIADDLLSLVVNVQELPGDFVDTRGEDAPSFTQRALSLELLPADPALVDVDIASATVKLLAAEDGGANASASAAASANADSDANAAAEAAAEAAADPDGDDNTDADAAASVAADSDANAASEAAAAAAADSNTAATADTAADASADVEGAASAAAEGSAESTADVDAVADADATAAAAAAAEADAASAAEAAADVAADADASDDASADAAVAGDADVNAAASASASADADEDGDPAAQAAAVAAANADASSAASAEADVDATAAAAAAADADASVDASADVDADVNAAAVAAADAAANSNATDDTNASASAAADADSGSASEAAAIATSSADASVDAAGDDDADPDADVNAAASASASADADEDADAAAEAAAVAAANADATATASAAADVDATAAAAAAADEEASADASAQIDAEANAAAAAAAQAAANAEGDDDTAAQGSAAADADAAAAASAAAVGDSSSAASADAAGDDDGATDDADAVGDEDGGDVSASASASASAQGGSGGASASSSANGAAPITGGNGGGWLADTGAQISPLWLALGGLLVVAGAAALVVSRRRSTGA; translated from the coding sequence TTGTCAGCGGCGCTCACGGTCTGGGTCTTCGCACCCACGACCACCCAGGCAGCGTCGGTCGACCGCGCCGAGGCGGAGGGCCGGGCACTCACCGGTGACGCCGGCGTCGTCGACCTCAACTCGGTGGTAGGTCTTGAAGGCGCCTACTTCGCCGACCCGACGATCCCGGGTTCGGGCTTCCAGCCCATCGACGCCTCGGTCCTCACCGGTCTCGCCGAGCTCCAGGCCGGTGTGTCGGCTTTCGGGACGGGCGGGGTCATCCAGACCGGCGCGCTGGAGCAGTACGCCAGCGCCGAGACCGGCGCGCTGCCCTTCGCCTCCTCCGGTGTGCTCACCGAGGACGGCGCCATCGACGTCGACGGCAGCGACGACCCGACCGAGGAGACCTCGGTCGACCTCGGCCCGCTCCTCGACGACGCCGGTCTGGAGGCCCTGCTCAGCGCGGCCACCCTCGACCTCGGCGTCGTGTCGGCCTCCGCCACGGCCACCGAGGACGGCGGCTACGTCGGGGACTACCAGATCTCCGACGGCACCCTCACCCTGACCAGCCCGGTCGTCGAGGCCGCCGGCACGGACCTCACCACCGCGGTCGCTGGCGTGTCCGAGACCGTCAACGGCATCACCGCCGACGGGGGTGTCGTGGACGACGTCCTGGGCCCGGCGCTGCTGGAGCTCGAGACCGACCTCGACGACCTCGCCGTCGTCGAGGCCACCCTGGACGACCGCACGGTGACGCTCGACGTCGACCTCGAGGCAGCCACCGCCCCCATCCTGGACGCCGAGCTCGGCGACCCGGCCTCCGGCGTGACCCTCAACCTGGGCACCGGCGAGGTCACGGTCGACCTCGCCGCCCTCGTGGCCGACGGCACGCTGAACGACCTACCCGTCAACACCGAGGTGCTCGACGCCGACACCATCGCCGCCGTCAACGCCGAGATCGACCAGATCCTCGCCGGTGTCGGTGACGACCTGGTCGCCGCCGTCGAGGCCGCCCTCGACGAGGCCGAGCTGAACATCGCGGTCACCGGTGACATCGCCCTGGACGTCGACCTCGGTCTGACCAGCGTCTCGGTCCCCGTCGCCCTGGACATCGCCGTGGGCGGCACCCTCGCCGACTTCGCCGGGACCAGCGGCACCGACCCCGTCGTCACGATCGACCTCGACCCGACGCTGCCCGACGTGCTGCCCGGGCTCGACGAGCTGCTCGCGGCCACGGTCGCCGGGCTGCTGGACACCGTCGAGGGTCTCGTCGAGGCCGCCCTCACCGGGGTCGTCACCCAGCTGGGCGACCCGATCCTCGATGCCATCTCCACCGACCCGCTGGTCACGGCCACCGACGAGGTCCTCGGCGGTCTGGGCACCCTGCTCGACCCGCTGCTGGAGAGCATCGCCGACGACCTGCTGAGCCTCGTGGTCAACGTGCAGGAGCTGCCCGGGGACTTCGTCGACACCCGCGGTGAGGACGCCCCGTCCTTCACCCAGCGTGCGCTGAGCCTCGAGCTGCTGCCGGCCGACCCGGCCCTGGTCGACGTCGATATCGCCTCGGCCACGGTGAAGCTCCTGGCTGCTGAGGACGGTGGCGCCAACGCCTCCGCCTCCGCCGCCGCCTCGGCCAACGCCGACAGCGACGCCAACGCCGCCGCCGAGGCCGCTGCCGAGGCCGCCGCCGACCCCGACGGTGACGACAACACCGACGCCGACGCGGCCGCTTCGGTCGCCGCCGACAGCGACGCCAACGCCGCCTCCGAGGCTGCTGCTGCTGCCGCTGCCGACTCGAACACCGCCGCCACCGCGGACACCGCGGCCGACGCCTCCGCTGACGTCGAGGGGGCGGCCAGCGCCGCCGCCGAGGGTTCCGCGGAGTCGACCGCCGACGTGGACGCCGTGGCCGACGCCGACGCCACCGCAGCGGCCGCGGCTGCTGCCGAGGCCGACGCCGCCAGCGCTGCCGAGGCGGCTGCTGACGTCGCTGCCGACGCCGACGCCTCCGACGACGCCTCGGCCGACGCGGCCGTGGCCGGTGACGCCGACGTGAACGCCGCCGCGTCCGCCTCGGCCTCCGCCGACGCCGACGAGGACGGTGACCCGGCAGCCCAGGCGGCCGCCGTCGCCGCCGCCAACGCCGACGCCAGCTCCGCCGCCTCCGCCGAGGCTGACGTGGACGCCACCGCGGCGGCCGCTGCTGCTGCCGACGCCGACGCGTCGGTGGATGCCTCGGCTGACGTGGACGCCGACGTCAACGCCGCAGCCGTCGCTGCCGCCGACGCCGCGGCGAACTCGAACGCGACCGACGACACGAACGCCTCGGCCTCGGCCGCGGCGGACGCCGACTCGGGTTCGGCCTCCGAGGCGGCGGCGATCGCCACCTCCTCGGCTGACGCCTCGGTGGACGCCGCCGGTGACGACGACGCCGACCCGGACGCGGACGTGAACGCCGCGGCTTCCGCCTCCGCCTCCGCTGACGCCGACGAGGACGCCGATGCGGCAGCCGAGGCGGCTGCGGTGGCTGCGGCCAACGCCGACGCCACGGCCACCGCCAGCGCGGCGGCCGACGTGGACGCCACCGCGGCGGCTGCTGCCGCAGCCGACGAGGAGGCCTCGGCCGACGCCTCGGCCCAGATCGATGCCGAGGCCAACGCGGCTGCCGCCGCTGCCGCCCAGGCCGCGGCGAACGCCGAGGGCGACGACGACACCGCCGCCCAGGGCTCCGCTGCCGCGGACGCCGACGCAGCGGCGGCGGCCTCGGCCGCAGCCGTGGGGGACTCCTCCTCGGCGGCCTCGGCCGACGCCGCGGGCGACGACGACGGTGCCACCGACGACGCCGACGCGGTCGGTGACGAGGACGGTGGCGACGTGAGCGCCTCCGCCTCGGCCAGCGCCTCGGCGCAGGGTGGGTCCGGTGGCGCCAGCGCCAGCAGCTCCGCCAACGGTGCTGCTCCCATCACCGGGGGCAACGGTGGCGGCTGGCTGGCCGACACCGGCGCCCAGATCTCGCCCCTCTGGCTGGCCCTCGGTGGCCTGCTGGTCGTGGCCGGTGCGGCCGCCCTCGTGGTGAGCCGTCGCCGGAGCACGGGGGCCTGA
- a CDS encoding DUF3566 domain-containing protein: MSDRTEVTDPAVTPADGQAGGRPADQAGSDAAGPTRADRVMGRVRDGGRGQAGANGQPGPSDQPGTSGSQETTPGQPSQRATAVPGASRTGSAPERPGSRPRDGWGRGATSGPGSSPVEDDSPTRVNPAVATPSGRGADRSDGRAATGAVTPTGTATGALGTSTEDEASRTIAGTGALGAVTGSMEEPTQPVPTAGGGTAATEAGTSTRETLAPPTRATSKSSRRKSRRARLRLSRIDPWSVMKTSFLFSIALGIAGWVLVAFVWWVIQQSGLFGAVNTIVADMFSAPGDADPFRLEAYVNGSRVLGLTALLAVVDVLLITAISTVASFLYNLSATMLGGLQVTLAETDD; encoded by the coding sequence GTGAGTGATCGCACGGAGGTCACCGACCCTGCCGTCACGCCCGCCGACGGCCAGGCGGGCGGGCGACCGGCCGACCAGGCCGGGTCCGACGCGGCCGGTCCCACCCGGGCCGACCGGGTGATGGGCAGGGTGCGCGACGGCGGCCGCGGACAGGCAGGGGCCAACGGGCAGCCAGGGCCCTCGGACCAGCCCGGCACCAGCGGCTCCCAGGAGACCACGCCGGGGCAGCCGAGCCAGCGGGCCACCGCGGTGCCAGGAGCCTCGCGCACCGGCAGCGCCCCGGAGCGTCCCGGCTCGCGACCGAGGGACGGCTGGGGACGGGGCGCGACGAGCGGCCCCGGCTCCTCACCGGTCGAGGACGACTCCCCGACCCGGGTGAACCCCGCGGTCGCGACGCCCTCGGGTCGCGGCGCCGACCGGAGCGACGGACGTGCAGCGACGGGCGCGGTGACGCCGACCGGCACCGCGACCGGTGCGCTGGGGACGTCCACCGAGGACGAGGCCTCGCGCACCATCGCCGGCACCGGCGCCCTGGGGGCGGTCACCGGCTCCATGGAGGAGCCCACCCAGCCGGTGCCCACCGCCGGGGGCGGCACCGCGGCGACCGAAGCCGGGACCTCCACCAGGGAGACGCTCGCGCCGCCCACCCGGGCGACGTCGAAGAGCTCCCGCCGCAAGTCGCGCCGCGCCCGGCTGAGGCTCTCCCGCATCGACCCCTGGTCGGTGATGAAGACCTCGTTCCTGTTCTCCATCGCCCTCGGCATCGCCGGGTGGGTGCTGGTGGCCTTCGTCTGGTGGGTCATCCAGCAGTCGGGTCTGTTCGGTGCGGTGAACACGATCGTGGCCGACATGTTCTCCGCCCCCGGTGACGCCGACCCGTTCCGCCTCGAGGCCTACGTCAACGGCTCGCGGGTACTGGGTCTGACCGCCCTGCTGGCCGTGGTCGACGTGCTGCTGATCACCGCGATCTCCACCGTCGCCTCGTTCCTGTACAACCTGTCGGCCACCATGCTCGGCGGCCTCCAGGTGACGCTGGCCGAGACCGACGACTGA